Proteins from a genomic interval of Tenacibaculum sp. SZ-18:
- a CDS encoding type B 50S ribosomal protein L31 yields MKKGIHPENYRMVAFKDMSNGDVFLTRSTANTKETLEVEGVEYPLVKLEISRTSHPFYTGKSKLVDTAGRIDKFKNKYAKFKK; encoded by the coding sequence ATGAAAAAAGGTATACACCCAGAAAATTATAGAATGGTAGCGTTCAAAGATATGTCTAACGGAGATGTATTTTTAACTAGATCAACTGCAAATACAAAAGAAACATTAGAAGTTGAAGGAGTTGAGTATCCATTAGTAAAATTAGAAATTTCTAGAACTTCTCACCCTTTTTATACTGGTAAGTCTAAGCTAGTTGATACTGCTGGACGTATCGATAAGTTCAAAAATAAATATGCAAAGTTCAAGAAGTAA
- the yaaA gene encoding peroxide stress protein YaaA → MKIIISPAKSLDFETPANVKEFTQPRFLEQAEKLNKKLKTISRKNLSVLMKISDDLASLNYERNQQWSLPFDTANAKQAIYSFTGEVFRGIDVTTLDESKVPVLQKKLRILSGLYGLLKPLDLIQPYRLEMGTRLKVGRKDNLYQFWGNDLADSLNSELEDNELLINLASTEYFKALPKKTLKVQMVTPVFKDLKNGQYKTIMTFAKKARGLMVRYIIENDIESLEQLKGFDTDGYRFTEELSSDYELVFTR, encoded by the coding sequence ATGAAAATAATTATCTCTCCTGCAAAATCATTAGATTTTGAAACACCAGCAAACGTAAAGGAATTTACACAACCAAGATTTTTAGAACAGGCTGAAAAGTTAAATAAAAAATTGAAAACAATTTCTAGAAAGAATCTTTCGGTGTTAATGAAAATTTCAGATGATTTAGCATCGCTAAATTATGAAAGAAACCAACAGTGGAGTTTGCCTTTTGATACAGCAAACGCCAAGCAAGCCATTTATAGTTTTACTGGTGAAGTTTTCAGAGGAATTGATGTTACCACTTTAGATGAGAGTAAAGTTCCAGTTTTACAAAAAAAATTAAGGATTTTATCGGGGTTATATGGTTTGTTAAAACCTTTGGATTTAATTCAACCATACCGCCTGGAAATGGGGACAAGATTAAAAGTTGGTCGCAAAGACAATTTGTATCAGTTTTGGGGAAATGATTTAGCTGATTCGCTAAATTCTGAGTTAGAAGATAATGAATTACTAATTAATTTGGCGAGTACTGAATACTTCAAGGCATTACCCAAAAAAACTTTGAAAGTACAAATGGTTACTCCTGTTTTTAAAGATTTAAAAAACGGACAGTATAAAACTATTATGACCTTTGCGAAAAAGGCAAGAGGATTAATGGTTCGGTATATTATTGAAAATGATATAGAGAGTTTAGAACAATTAAAAGGTTTCGATACTGATGGATACAGATTTACAGAGGAATTGTCATCAGATTATGAATTAGTCTTTACAAGATAA
- a CDS encoding YjgN family protein, with protein MEGFSGLFSDKKGFNYFGKGSEFALILFKNILLTIITLGIYYPWAKVEILKYHYQSTEIDKNSFVFNGTAKEVFFGFLKVYAIVFIFYLLLGYGVSIESPKFMGITLGVFYLFFLLLIPFAIHGAIRYRASRSSWKGIHFSYLGDKMELFWKFLIGTLITILTLGIYGAWFSIDLRKYIFSHLRFGNLSFDFKGEGSTFFLINLKFFFLSILTLGIYSIWYIKELFSYYAENTTITQNGREVNFRFNAKPGDVFELLIVNFLLAVATLGIATPWIIIRTQTFIFRFLEIEEGLNTGSIQKINYDNYTDASGDSFLDFLDLDLL; from the coding sequence ATGGAAGGTTTTTCAGGGCTTTTTTCTGATAAAAAGGGATTTAATTATTTTGGAAAAGGGAGTGAATTTGCGCTTATCCTTTTCAAGAACATTCTCTTAACTATTATAACTCTCGGAATTTATTATCCTTGGGCTAAAGTTGAAATTTTAAAGTATCATTATCAATCAACAGAAATTGATAAAAATTCATTTGTATTTAATGGAACAGCAAAAGAAGTATTTTTTGGATTTTTGAAAGTTTATGCGATTGTATTTATTTTTTATTTACTTCTGGGATATGGAGTTAGTATAGAAAGCCCTAAATTTATGGGAATTACTTTAGGAGTTTTTTACTTATTCTTCCTTCTGTTAATTCCTTTCGCTATTCACGGTGCTATTCGATATAGAGCTTCAAGGAGTTCTTGGAAAGGAATTCATTTTTCATATCTTGGAGACAAAATGGAATTGTTCTGGAAATTTCTTATTGGAACATTAATTACAATTTTAACTTTAGGAATATATGGCGCTTGGTTTAGCATCGATTTAAGAAAATATATTTTCAGTCACTTGCGTTTTGGAAATTTATCATTTGACTTTAAAGGTGAAGGAAGCACATTTTTTTTAATCAACCTGAAATTCTTTTTCTTATCTATCCTTACCTTAGGAATTTACTCTATTTGGTATATAAAAGAATTATTTTCTTACTATGCCGAGAACACAACCATTACGCAGAATGGAAGAGAAGTTAATTTTCGTTTCAATGCAAAACCAGGAGATGTTTTTGAGCTTTTAATTGTTAATTTTTTATTAGCAGTGGCAACTTTAGGTATCGCAACTCCTTGGATTATAATAAGGACACAAACTTTTATTTTCAGGTTTTTAGAAATTGAAGAAGGACTAAACACAGGCTCTATTCAAAAAATAAATTACGATAATTATACAGATGCATCAGGAGATAGTTTTTTAGATTTCTTAGATCTTGATCTTTTATAA
- a CDS encoding FMN-binding glutamate synthase family protein, with product MRDTILSIVVVINILCGLLVWFIPDLGNYILFTITSAFTLLGIYDAFIQKKHSLLRSFPIIARLRWFFEEEREKIQQYFIEDDLNGTPINREKRSIVYQRAKKEIETVPFGTQHNLYEKGYEFVKHSLFPTDHNNVSGENVVFGSDKCSQKYEGSIINISAMSFGSLSKNAIMALNQGAKMGGFAHNTGEGGVSPYHLQGGDLIFQVGTGYFGAGKTIEGKRYFDDDVFKENAIRPEVKMIEIKLSQGAKPGHGGILPAKKNTHEISNIRSVEPFTRVDSPPGHSSFSNFQEMISFLQKVRDLSNGKPVGIKFCVGNNEEIEEMIKTFSIAENYPDFISVDGGEGGTGSAPLEFTNYVGTPLLDGLSFVNKTLIKYNLKNQIKIIASGKAIDAFDIIKLKAMGADAVAMARSFMLSLGCIQARECNLDSCPVGVATQNEDLVKALVVADKNVRVKNFHEKTIAAVKEVVSAMGKNSIDEVTSKDVFRRNKEGDITSLENIYFN from the coding sequence ATGAGAGATACCATTTTATCAATTGTGGTTGTTATTAATATTTTGTGTGGTCTGTTAGTTTGGTTTATACCAGATTTAGGAAACTACATACTTTTTACAATCACGTCGGCTTTTACACTTTTAGGAATTTATGATGCTTTTATTCAAAAGAAACATTCATTATTGAGATCTTTTCCTATTATTGCGAGACTGAGATGGTTTTTCGAAGAAGAAAGGGAAAAAATACAGCAATACTTTATTGAAGATGATTTAAATGGAACTCCCATTAATAGAGAAAAAAGGAGTATTGTATATCAAAGAGCAAAAAAGGAAATAGAAACTGTTCCTTTTGGTACGCAACATAACTTATATGAAAAAGGATACGAGTTTGTAAAACATTCTTTGTTTCCAACAGATCATAATAATGTTAGTGGAGAGAATGTTGTTTTCGGATCAGATAAATGTTCCCAGAAATATGAAGGTTCCATCATAAATATTTCAGCAATGTCATTTGGTTCCTTAAGTAAAAATGCTATTATGGCATTAAATCAAGGGGCAAAAATGGGTGGTTTTGCTCATAATACTGGAGAAGGAGGAGTTTCACCATATCATTTACAAGGAGGAGATTTAATTTTTCAAGTTGGAACTGGGTATTTTGGTGCAGGAAAAACAATTGAAGGAAAACGCTACTTTGATGATGATGTTTTTAAAGAAAATGCAATAAGACCTGAGGTGAAAATGATAGAGATTAAATTATCTCAGGGAGCAAAACCTGGTCATGGTGGAATTTTACCAGCTAAAAAAAATACACATGAAATTTCTAATATTAGATCTGTTGAGCCTTTTACAAGAGTAGACTCTCCACCAGGCCATTCATCATTTTCTAATTTTCAAGAAATGATTTCTTTTCTTCAGAAGGTAAGAGATTTAAGTAATGGTAAGCCGGTTGGCATTAAATTTTGTGTAGGGAATAATGAAGAAATTGAAGAAATGATTAAAACATTTTCGATTGCAGAAAATTATCCTGATTTTATTTCAGTTGATGGAGGAGAAGGAGGAACAGGATCTGCACCACTTGAATTTACAAACTATGTTGGTACTCCTTTGTTAGACGGACTTTCTTTCGTAAACAAAACGCTAATCAAATATAATTTAAAGAACCAGATTAAAATTATTGCTAGTGGTAAAGCGATTGATGCGTTTGATATTATTAAATTAAAGGCAATGGGTGCGGATGCAGTTGCAATGGCTAGAAGCTTTATGTTGAGTCTCGGATGTATTCAAGCGCGCGAGTGTAATCTTGACTCATGTCCTGTTGGTGTGGCAACTCAAAATGAAGACTTGGTAAAGGCATTGGTTGTCGCTGATAAGAATGTAAGAGTTAAAAATTTTCATGAAAAAACAATAGCTGCTGTAAAAGAAGTAGTTTCTGCGATGGGGAAAAACTCAATTGATGAAGTTACTTCCAAAGATGTCTTTAGAAGAAATAAAGAAGGCGATATTACTTCTTTAGAAAATATTTATTTTAATTAA
- the gcvP gene encoding aminomethyl-transferring glycine dehydrogenase: protein MNTNSFQLRHIGPRTKEQETMLETVGVDSLDQLIYETIPDDIRLKESLDLPEALSEYEYLNHINELGAKNKVFKSYIGLGYHEAILPSVIQRNILENPGWYTAYTPYQAEIAQGRLEALLNYQTMICDLTGMELANASLLDEGTAAAEAMALLFDVRERAKKKAGANKFFVSEEILPQTLSVLQTRAIPIGIELVIGDHRKFDFADDYFGAILQYPGKHGQVYDYSNFVANANEKNIKVAVAADILSLALLKAPGEFGVDVVVGTTQRFGIPLGYGGPHAGYFATKEAYKRSIPGRIIGVTKDANEKRALRMALQTREQHIKRERATSNICTAQVLLAVMAGMYAVYHGKEGIQYIANRVHIAATTLAAALERLGFKQKNTSFFDTILVEVEAEKLKTVAEGNGINFNYVDKNHVSISLNETVGLKEINAIVDCFEQAFNIQDITITEFTNSEVIDENVKRNTSFLDNKIFNSYHSETDMMRYIKKLERKDLALNHSMISLGSCTMKLNAASEMLPLSNPQWGNIHPFVPLNQAEGYQTVLKNLEHQLNVVTGFAATSLQPNSGAQGEFAGLMVIRAYHLANGDSHRNICLIPSSAHGTNPASAVMAGMKVVVTKTDEKGNIDVEDLKAKAELHKDNLAALMVTYPSTHGVFEKAIQEITQVIHDNGGQVYMDGANMNAQVGLTNPATIGADVCHLNLHKTFAIPHGGGGPGVGPICVAPQLVPFLPTNPLISTGGDNPITSISAAPWGSALACLISYGYITMLGSKGLTDSTKVAILNANYMKERLQGHFSTLYTGEMGRAAHEMILDCREFKQKGIEVVDIAKRLMDYGFHAPTVSFPVAGTIMVEPTESESIVELDRFCDALISIRKEIEDATKENPNNVLKNAPHTQEMLTSDSWDLPYSRKEAAFPLEYLSENKFWPSVRRVDDAYGDRNLICSCNPIEDYMEAEV from the coding sequence ATGAACACAAATTCGTTTCAACTACGTCATATTGGTCCAAGAACTAAAGAACAAGAAACAATGTTAGAAACTGTTGGAGTAGACAGTTTAGACCAATTAATTTACGAGACAATTCCAGACGATATTCGTTTGAAGGAATCACTTGATTTACCAGAAGCTTTAAGTGAGTATGAATATTTAAATCACATTAACGAATTAGGAGCAAAAAATAAAGTCTTCAAAAGTTACATTGGTTTAGGATATCATGAAGCAATTCTTCCTAGTGTAATTCAAAGAAATATTTTAGAAAATCCAGGATGGTATACTGCTTACACACCTTATCAAGCTGAAATTGCCCAAGGGCGTTTAGAGGCTTTGTTAAACTACCAAACGATGATTTGTGATTTAACGGGAATGGAGTTAGCAAATGCTTCATTGCTTGATGAAGGTACTGCTGCTGCAGAAGCAATGGCTTTATTATTTGATGTAAGAGAGCGTGCAAAAAAGAAAGCGGGAGCAAATAAGTTTTTCGTTTCTGAAGAAATTTTACCTCAAACTTTATCGGTTTTACAAACTCGTGCAATTCCAATTGGTATCGAATTAGTAATTGGAGATCACAGGAAATTTGATTTTGCTGATGATTACTTTGGAGCTATTTTACAATATCCAGGTAAACATGGGCAAGTTTATGATTATTCAAATTTCGTTGCGAATGCCAATGAAAAAAACATTAAAGTAGCTGTTGCTGCCGATATCTTATCTCTTGCTCTTTTAAAAGCACCTGGAGAATTTGGTGTAGATGTAGTTGTTGGAACGACACAACGTTTCGGTATTCCATTAGGATATGGAGGACCTCACGCTGGTTATTTCGCAACAAAAGAGGCTTATAAAAGAAGTATTCCTGGAAGAATCATTGGAGTGACGAAAGATGCTAACGAGAAAAGAGCATTACGAATGGCTCTACAAACACGTGAGCAACATATTAAAAGAGAAAGAGCTACCTCTAATATTTGTACGGCTCAAGTTTTATTGGCTGTTATGGCTGGTATGTATGCTGTTTATCACGGTAAAGAGGGAATTCAATATATCGCAAATAGAGTTCATATAGCTGCAACTACTTTAGCAGCAGCTCTTGAAAGACTAGGATTCAAACAGAAAAACACTTCGTTTTTTGATACAATATTAGTGGAAGTTGAAGCAGAAAAGTTAAAAACTGTTGCCGAAGGAAATGGAATAAACTTCAATTATGTTGATAAAAACCATGTATCAATTTCTTTAAATGAAACTGTTGGATTAAAAGAAATAAACGCAATTGTTGATTGTTTCGAACAAGCTTTTAACATTCAAGATATTACTATTACTGAGTTTACCAACTCAGAAGTAATTGACGAAAATGTAAAAAGAAATACATCTTTTTTAGATAATAAAATATTCAATTCATATCATTCAGAAACTGATATGATGCGTTATATCAAAAAATTAGAGCGCAAAGATTTAGCGTTAAATCATTCTATGATTTCTTTAGGATCTTGTACAATGAAATTAAATGCTGCATCTGAAATGCTTCCTTTAAGTAACCCACAATGGGGAAATATTCACCCATTTGTACCGTTAAATCAAGCTGAAGGCTACCAAACTGTATTAAAAAATCTTGAGCACCAATTAAATGTTGTTACAGGTTTCGCTGCAACGTCTTTACAACCAAACTCGGGAGCACAAGGTGAATTTGCAGGATTAATGGTAATTAGAGCATATCACTTAGCAAACGGAGATTCTCATAGAAACATCTGTTTAATTCCATCTTCTGCACACGGAACGAACCCTGCATCAGCAGTAATGGCTGGTATGAAAGTAGTAGTTACTAAAACTGATGAAAAAGGTAACATTGATGTAGAGGACTTAAAAGCAAAAGCTGAATTACATAAAGATAATTTAGCTGCTTTAATGGTAACTTACCCTTCTACACACGGAGTATTTGAAAAAGCAATTCAGGAAATCACGCAAGTTATCCATGATAATGGAGGGCAAGTATATATGGATGGTGCAAATATGAACGCTCAAGTTGGATTAACAAATCCTGCAACAATTGGAGCTGATGTTTGTCACTTAAATTTACATAAAACATTCGCTATTCCTCACGGAGGTGGTGGACCAGGTGTTGGACCAATTTGTGTTGCTCCACAACTTGTTCCATTTTTACCTACAAACCCATTAATTTCAACCGGAGGAGACAATCCAATTACATCTATTTCTGCGGCTCCTTGGGGATCTGCTCTAGCATGCCTAATTTCTTACGGTTATATAACTATGTTAGGCTCAAAAGGCTTAACAGATTCAACTAAAGTAGCTATTTTAAATGCCAATTATATGAAAGAGCGTTTACAAGGTCACTTTAGTACACTTTATACTGGAGAAATGGGTCGAGCAGCTCACGAAATGATTTTGGACTGTCGAGAGTTCAAACAAAAAGGAATTGAGGTTGTTGATATCGCAAAAAGATTAATGGACTATGGATTCCATGCTCCTACAGTATCTTTCCCAGTTGCGGGAACAATTATGGTTGAACCAACTGAAAGTGAAAGTATCGTTGAATTAGATCGCTTTTGTGATGCATTAATCTCTATTCGTAAAGAAATAGAAGATGCAACTAAAGAAAATCCAAATAACGTGCTTAAAAATGCACCTCACACGCAGGAAATGCTCACTTCAGACTCTTGGGATTTACCATATTCAAGAAAAGAAGCTGCTTTCCCTTTAGAATATCTCTCTGAAAACAAATTCTGGCCTTCTGTAAGAAGGGTTGACGACGCCTATGGAGACAGAAATTTAATTTGTTCTTGTAATCCAATTGAAGATTACATGGAAGCTGAAGTTTAG
- a CDS encoding class I SAM-dependent methyltransferase translates to MENKLLHNSNEFILNRYPETNDNTLRAWSNAELLVLNYLKNLEHQNVHVFNDRFGVWNCTLHHKNVRTIWTYASQKKAVLNNLSSNNLSTNIIFNSPLEDIGEVQLALIKIPKSLELFELFLKQISKYSVENTQVVCGFMTKYFSKSYLTIAEKYFENVEQSKAWKKARLLVLRSPKKVLKIEIENIINTINWKENRLKQYLGVFSSDKIDIGTQFLLSHLKVKKHELTVLDVASGNGIISYEVLQQLSNAKVTLVDDFNLAIESSKLNIENARFICTDTIEGVTENEFDLILSNPPFHFEHENNIDITLYLFRRIKKCLKVEGRFLMVANAHLNYKTHLVKLFSSVQIIAKNTKFIIYECKC, encoded by the coding sequence TTGGAAAATAAATTACTACACAACTCCAATGAGTTTATTTTAAATCGTTATCCTGAAACAAATGATAATACTTTAAGGGCTTGGAGTAATGCTGAGCTTTTGGTGTTAAATTATTTAAAAAATTTAGAACATCAGAATGTACATGTTTTTAATGATCGTTTTGGTGTTTGGAATTGTACTTTACATCATAAGAATGTACGTACTATTTGGACGTATGCAAGTCAAAAGAAAGCTGTTTTAAATAATCTAAGTAGTAATAATTTATCTACAAATATTATTTTTAATTCTCCGCTGGAAGATATCGGAGAAGTACAGTTAGCACTAATTAAAATCCCAAAGTCGTTAGAACTATTTGAGTTGTTTTTAAAACAGATTAGCAAATATTCGGTTGAAAATACTCAAGTAGTATGTGGTTTTATGACAAAGTATTTTTCTAAATCTTATCTCACAATTGCAGAGAAATATTTTGAAAACGTAGAACAATCAAAAGCTTGGAAAAAAGCTAGATTATTAGTTTTAAGATCTCCCAAAAAAGTATTGAAAATTGAAATAGAAAATATAATAAATACAATTAATTGGAAAGAGAATCGTCTGAAACAATATTTAGGTGTTTTTTCTTCGGATAAAATAGATATTGGAACACAATTTCTATTGTCACATTTAAAAGTGAAGAAACATGAGCTTACAGTTTTAGATGTTGCTTCTGGAAATGGAATTATCTCATACGAGGTGCTTCAACAACTATCAAATGCAAAAGTAACTTTAGTTGATGATTTCAATTTAGCGATTGAATCATCTAAATTAAATATTGAAAATGCTAGATTCATTTGTACCGATACAATCGAGGGTGTTACAGAAAATGAGTTTGATTTGATTCTTTCAAATCCTCCGTTTCATTTTGAACATGAAAACAACATTGATATCACACTATATTTATTTCGAAGAATTAAAAAATGTTTAAAAGTCGAAGGAAGATTTTTAATGGTTGCCAATGCACATTTAAATTATAAAACACATCTAGTAAAACTGTTTTCTTCTGTACAAATTATAGCTAAGAATACGAAGTTTATTATCTACGAGTGCAAATGTTAG
- a CDS encoding glutaminyl-peptide cyclotransferase: protein MKLIKQASIFSLLLIMLNSCGEASYRFKVNTPSKTTLGETISIKFEQLEGKKIDSIQIFAGSRKLIAKNNAASLNTNDLGVGKHLIKTLAFMPGKVKRINNSIEVFSNKKYESYTYKIVNVFPHDPKAFTQGLEFHNGFLYETTGRNGQSWLRKIELETGKVLQQYDLSDKYFGEGMTIVGNQIFWLTWKAGKGFIFDIDTFKIVKEFKYQESIEGWGLTHSDNELIKSDGTNKIWFLNPQNHKEERSVQVYTDKITLEKLNELEYINGKIYANYWQKPFIAIINPNNGVVDGVVELKGLVTEIKKTQKIVDGDDVLNGIAFDKENNRLFVTGKNWGKLFEIEIIKK, encoded by the coding sequence ATGAAATTAATAAAGCAAGCTTCTATCTTTAGTTTACTACTTATAATGCTAAATTCTTGTGGTGAAGCAAGTTATAGGTTCAAAGTGAATACACCAAGTAAGACAACTCTTGGAGAAACAATTAGTATTAAGTTTGAACAATTAGAAGGAAAAAAGATTGATAGTATTCAGATATTTGCAGGCTCAAGAAAATTAATTGCTAAAAATAATGCTGCTTCATTAAACACAAATGATCTTGGCGTAGGAAAACACCTCATTAAAACGTTGGCTTTTATGCCTGGAAAGGTTAAAAGAATTAATAATTCGATTGAAGTATTTTCCAACAAAAAATATGAAAGTTATACTTACAAGATTGTAAATGTATTTCCACATGATCCTAAAGCATTTACTCAAGGATTAGAATTTCATAATGGCTTCCTATATGAAACTACAGGACGAAACGGACAATCTTGGCTAAGAAAGATTGAGCTAGAAACGGGAAAAGTACTTCAACAGTATGATTTAAGCGATAAATATTTTGGTGAAGGAATGACCATCGTTGGAAATCAAATTTTTTGGTTGACATGGAAAGCAGGAAAAGGATTTATTTTTGACATAGATACTTTCAAAATAGTTAAAGAATTTAAATACCAAGAAAGTATAGAGGGCTGGGGATTGACGCATTCAGACAACGAATTAATAAAGTCTGATGGAACAAATAAAATTTGGTTTTTAAACCCTCAAAATCATAAAGAAGAACGAAGTGTTCAAGTATATACTGATAAGATTACATTAGAAAAATTGAATGAATTAGAATATATTAACGGAAAGATTTATGCGAATTACTGGCAAAAACCGTTTATCGCTATCATTAACCCAAACAATGGTGTTGTTGATGGTGTTGTTGAGCTAAAAGGTTTAGTAACTGAAATTAAGAAAACACAAAAAATAGTTGATGGTGATGATGTATTAAACGGAATTGCTTTTGACAAAGAAAACAATAGATTATTTGTTACGGGTAAAAATTGGGGGAAATTATTCGAAATCGAAATTATTAAGAAATAA